In one Candidatus Goldiibacteriota bacterium genomic region, the following are encoded:
- a CDS encoding NADH-quinone oxidoreductase subunit C has translation MTTQELLEKIKGKIQITESKEDLGVLNVIIGKGGLKNTIACLKNDYGFDHMNFMTAIDRPAESCIEVIYRLYSNETKDSIVIRVKLDRAEPKADSVAEIFRTADWHEREAAEMFGIEFTGHPDPRRFLLDEGIINPLRKDFTHPDFKPMPKV, from the coding sequence ATGACCACTCAGGAACTTCTTGAAAAGATAAAAGGCAAAATTCAGATAACGGAAAGCAAAGAAGACCTTGGCGTTTTAAATGTAATAATCGGCAAAGGCGGTTTAAAAAACACAATTGCCTGCCTTAAAAATGATTATGGTTTTGACCACATGAACTTTATGACGGCCATAGACAGGCCGGCGGAATCCTGCATAGAGGTAATTTACAGGCTTTATTCAAATGAAACAAAAGATTCAATTGTAATAAGGGTGAAACTGGACAGGGCAGAGCCAAAAGCGGACTCTGTCGCGGAAATTTTCAGGACTGCCGACTGGCACGAACGCGAAGCCGCGGAGATGTTCGGTATTGAATTTACGGGCCATCCTGATCCAAGGCGTTTTCTGCTGGATGAAGGCATTATAAACCCGTTAAGAAAAGATTTTACCCATCCCGATTTTAAACCAATGCCGAAGGTGTGA
- a CDS encoding NADH-quinone oxidoreductase subunit D: MDNYSNIPVNLEKTGTEEYILNMGPQHPSTHGVLRLVLKLDGETIKDIVPDLGYVHRGLEKLFENRTYGQIIPYLDRTDYLSAMNNEWAYVMAVEKLLGIEAPERAQYMRVIFAELNRIMSHLLWYSAYGMDIGALTPLLYAFREREEIIDMVEAACGGRLTHNYYRIGGFRQDLPKGFFDMLKKFISHFSDKVDEYEALLINNVIFVKRAQGVGVLAKDTAINYGVTGPNLRASGVNIDIRKQDAYGVYGKIDFKACLRDNGDTWDRCKARMAEMRECLTILKQAMDMIPEGEVMAKVPKLIKPAAGEVYTRVEGPKGEVGVYLVSDGTDKPYRMKLRQPSFSNLSVIKEISVGHKIADLVAIMGSLDIIIPEIDR; encoded by the coding sequence ATGGACAACTATTCAAACATTCCGGTGAATCTGGAAAAAACAGGCACAGAAGAATACATACTTAATATGGGGCCGCAGCACCCAAGCACCCACGGTGTTTTAAGGCTGGTCTTAAAACTTGACGGCGAAACAATAAAGGATATAGTGCCCGACCTTGGCTACGTGCACAGGGGGCTTGAAAAATTATTTGAAAACAGGACATACGGGCAGATAATACCGTATCTGGACAGGACAGATTACCTGTCGGCCATGAACAATGAATGGGCTTACGTGATGGCTGTTGAAAAACTGCTGGGAATAGAAGCGCCCGAACGCGCCCAGTACATGCGCGTAATTTTCGCGGAACTTAACAGGATAATGAGCCACCTTCTGTGGTATTCGGCGTATGGAATGGATATCGGCGCTTTAACGCCGCTTCTTTACGCGTTCCGCGAAAGGGAAGAAATTATAGATATGGTGGAAGCCGCCTGCGGCGGAAGGTTAACTCACAATTATTACAGGATAGGCGGTTTTAGGCAGGACCTTCCAAAAGGTTTTTTTGATATGCTGAAAAAATTTATATCGCATTTTAGTGATAAAGTGGATGAATACGAAGCGCTGCTTATTAATAACGTAATTTTTGTGAAAAGGGCGCAGGGTGTGGGTGTGCTTGCAAAAGACACGGCAATAAATTACGGCGTAACCGGCCCTAATTTAAGAGCGTCCGGTGTAAATATAGATATCAGAAAACAGGACGCGTACGGCGTATACGGCAAAATTGATTTTAAGGCGTGCCTGCGCGATAACGGAGATACATGGGACCGCTGCAAAGCAAGAATGGCGGAAATGCGCGAGTGCCTGACAATATTAAAACAGGCAATGGATATGATTCCCGAAGGCGAAGTGATGGCAAAAGTGCCAAAGTTAATAAAGCCGGCTGCAGGGGAAGTATATACAAGGGTGGAAGGCCCCAAAGGTGAAGTGGGTGTTTATCTGGTAAGCGATGGAACGGATAAACCATACAGGATGAAATTAAGGCAGCCGTCGTTCAGCAACTTATCAGTTATCAAAGAAATATCCGTAGGGCACAAGATAGCCGACCTGGTGGCTATAATGGGAAGCCTTGATATTATAATTCCGGAAATTGACAGATAA
- the nuoH gene encoding NADH-quinone oxidoreductase subunit NuoH has translation MQTGLPGFILDVFFQLVIAAVIAAFIALNAIWIIYYERKFAALLQIRKGPNRVGPFGLFQTVADTVKMLLKEDINPDKADILTFWAAPFIVFAASFGVFLVIPFGNGLIAGDINIGILYVLAISGLAVIGILSAGFGSNSKYSLIGGLRSAAQVISYEIPMVLTVLAVVMLAGSLKMSDIVAAQTGNPLNWYFIPQIIGFVLFLIAGNAEINRGPFDLPEAESELVSGFITEYSGMKFAMFFLAEYTNLFLTSALAATLFLGGWQGPFLPPVVWFMLKTYFVVTILMWARWTFPRIRVDHLMAFSWKILLPIALLNLLITAFLVKVL, from the coding sequence ATGCAGACCGGGCTTCCGGGTTTTATTCTTGATGTATTTTTTCAGCTGGTCATAGCCGCCGTAATTGCGGCCTTTATCGCTTTAAACGCAATCTGGATTATATATTATGAAAGAAAGTTCGCGGCTCTTTTGCAGATAAGAAAAGGGCCAAACAGGGTGGGGCCTTTTGGGCTTTTTCAGACGGTTGCCGATACCGTTAAAATGCTTCTTAAAGAAGATATTAATCCGGATAAAGCTGATATTCTTACGTTCTGGGCGGCGCCCTTTATTGTTTTTGCCGCGTCATTCGGCGTCTTTCTTGTAATACCTTTTGGCAACGGGCTTATAGCTGGCGATATTAATATAGGCATATTATACGTGCTGGCGATAAGCGGGCTTGCGGTAATAGGTATTTTATCCGCGGGTTTTGGTTCTAACAGCAAGTACTCCCTGATAGGCGGCTTAAGGTCGGCCGCGCAGGTAATAAGTTATGAAATTCCGATGGTGTTAACTGTGCTTGCTGTTGTCATGCTTGCAGGTTCCTTAAAGATGAGCGATATTGTGGCGGCGCAGACAGGCAACCCTTTAAACTGGTATTTTATTCCGCAGATAATTGGTTTTGTTTTATTTCTTATAGCGGGCAACGCTGAAATAAACAGGGGGCCTTTTGACCTTCCTGAAGCGGAATCTGAACTTGTATCGGGTTTTATCACCGAATACTCCGGTATGAAATTTGCAATGTTCTTTCTGGCAGAGTACACAAACCTTTTTCTTACATCCGCGCTTGCGGCCACACTTTTTCTTGGCGGCTGGCAGGGGCCTTTTCTTCCTCCGGTAGTCTGGTTTATGTTAAAGACTTATTTTGTGGTCACTATCCTGATGTGGGCAAGGTGGACTTTCCCGCGCATAAGGGTGGACCATCTTATGGCATTTTCGTGGAAGATACTTCTTCCTATCGCGCTTTTAAACCTTCTTATAACGGCATTTTTAGTTAAAGTATTATAA
- a CDS encoding 4Fe-4S binding protein, whose protein sequence is MIKYISEIIKGIISLMQGLGVTLKHAFRKPITMQYPEVKADLPVRVRGRLVMPLDPEKNDNRCTACNLCVKACPNMSVTTEKVVEDGKAKPKAAKYNYNLATCMFCNLCVEACPFGAIIMSEEYELATQNKSDLMIDLVAERYVLKGKKEKYFLSKYKEE, encoded by the coding sequence ATGATAAAGTATATCAGCGAAATAATAAAAGGAATCATAAGCCTTATGCAGGGGCTTGGAGTCACATTAAAACACGCGTTTCGTAAACCCATTACCATGCAGTATCCGGAAGTAAAAGCGGACCTGCCCGTGCGCGTGCGCGGAAGGCTTGTAATGCCGCTTGACCCGGAAAAAAATGACAACAGGTGCACCGCCTGCAATTTGTGTGTTAAGGCGTGCCCGAATATGTCAGTTACCACTGAAAAAGTTGTGGAAGACGGCAAAGCAAAACCGAAGGCCGCGAAATACAATTATAACCTTGCCACCTGCATGTTCTGCAACCTGTGCGTTGAAGCGTGCCCGTTTGGCGCCATTATAATGTCCGAAGAATATGAACTTGCCACGCAGAATAAGTCTGACCTTATGATAGACCTTGTGGCGGAAAGATACGTATTAAAAGGCAAGAAAGAAAAATACTTTCTTTCCAAATATAAAGAAGAATAA
- a CDS encoding NADH-quinone oxidoreductase subunit J, with protein MVETILFYGFAALILISALLMVFAPNIYHSALFLALSLFGVAGIYVVLNSYFLAGIQVLVYIGAVVVLSLFVINLTRRIIEADSDQHNEQLLPAVIISALTAFLIISAALKTNWGKMIAHRVAQDNTALTGRLLLNEFVVPFEVVSVLLLAALIGAIAIVAGDKKGAAK; from the coding sequence ATGGTTGAAACCATACTTTTTTACGGTTTTGCGGCCCTTATTTTAATCAGCGCGTTATTAATGGTTTTTGCGCCGAATATTTACCACAGCGCTTTGTTTCTGGCGCTGTCGCTTTTTGGCGTGGCGGGAATTTACGTGGTTTTAAATTCATATTTTCTTGCCGGTATTCAGGTGCTGGTGTACATAGGCGCGGTGGTTGTGCTTTCGCTTTTTGTAATTAACCTTACCCGCAGAATAATAGAAGCGGATTCGGACCAGCACAATGAACAGCTGCTTCCGGCGGTTATAATTTCCGCGCTTACCGCTTTCCTTATAATAAGCGCGGCTTTAAAAACAAACTGGGGCAAAATGATTGCCCACAGGGTGGCGCAGGATAATACGGCGCTTACCGGACGGCTTTTGCTTAATGAATTTGTGGTTCCTTTTGAAGTGGTATCTGTCCTGCTGCTGGCGGCTTTGATAGGAGCCATAGCAATTGTGGCAGGGGACAAAAAGGGGGCGGCTAAATGA
- the nuoK gene encoding NADH-quinone oxidoreductase subunit NuoK, producing MTITLAHYVVLSALLFSIGMIGVLTRRNAIGILMSLELLFNAATINMVAFAKYVTPQEITGDIFTIFIIAIAAAESVLGLAIILALFRKRETINADEMNIMKY from the coding sequence ATGACCATTACACTTGCGCATTATGTGGTTTTAAGCGCGCTGCTTTTTTCAATCGGCATGATAGGCGTGCTTACAAGAAGAAATGCCATAGGAATTTTAATGTCGCTGGAACTTCTTTTTAACGCGGCTACAATTAACATGGTGGCGTTTGCCAAATATGTAACTCCGCAGGAAATAACCGGCGATATATTTACAATATTCATAATTGCCATTGCCGCGGCGGAAAGCGTGCTTGGCCTTGCCATAATACTGGCGCTTTTCAGAAAAAGGGAAACAATAAACGCCGACGAAATGAACATAATGAAATACTAA